The following are encoded in a window of Acropora muricata isolate sample 2 chromosome 6, ASM3666990v1, whole genome shotgun sequence genomic DNA:
- the LOC136920368 gene encoding uncharacterized protein produces the protein MKFAVLSKREVTAKEMAKEQSQAMKWTEAHDIFFLKEIFQFQPWQHKKGSVERGEVWGNIACHLGRSSDPVFRVTQRSVRDRYLLLDRRFRKKVSEDEKASGTSPEPSEEDVMMEEIISLFDEADRLNDCKKKKIQEEAFQAEEMRNMSLETFKQSQERSQDGQPKPKKQKRASGADTMTFLKDEIESRQRLEELELRKRELQMEKEAKEAELNLRAKEHEERVEQQRNATRLQQQQQQQLQNMNMTLLQQQQQQTQALMSLLQKFADK, from the exons ATGAAGTTTGCCGTTCTGTCAAAACGCGAAGTTACAGCGAAGGAAATGGCCAAGGAACAGAG CCAAGCCATGAAATGGACCGAAGCTCACGACATATTCTTTCTCAAAGagatttttcaatttcaacctTGGCAGCACAAAAAAGGCAGCGTCGAGAGGGGTGAAGTTTGGGGAAATATTGCTTGTCACCTTGGAAGATCGAGTGACCCAGTATTTCGTGTAACGCAACGTTCAGTACGTGACAGATACCTGCTTCTTGACAGGCGCTTTAGGAAGAAAGTTTCCGAGGACGAAAAAGCCTCTGGAACGTCCCCCGAGCCAAGTGAAGAGGACGTGATGATGGAAGAAATAATATCCTTATTTGATGAGGCAGATAGGctaaatgattgcaaaaagaagaaaatacaGGAAGAAGCTTTTCAAGCAGAAGAAATGCGAAATATGAGTTTGGAAACGTTTAAACAAAGTCAAGAGAGAAGCCAAGATGGCcagccaaaaccaaaaaaacagaaaagagcAAGTGGAGCAGACACCATGACATTCCTGAAAGATGAAATTGAATCTCGGCAAAGGTTGGAGGAGCTGGAGTTAAGGAAACGAGAACTACAAATGGAGAAGGAGGCGAAAGAAGCTGAGTTGAATTTAAGAGCTAAAGAACACGAGGAAAGAGTAGAGCAACAGCGGAATGCCACTCGATtgcagcaacagcagcagcaacagcTGCAAAATATGAATATGACTTTAttgcaacagcaacagcaacaaaccCAGGCGCTTATGTCCTTGCTACAAAAGTTTGCAGACAAATAG
- the LOC136920367 gene encoding uncharacterized protein, translating into MTDDECKTEFRFYKNDIYELGEILNLPDRIVCYNGVNVDRAEAFCIFLKRFAYPCRYVDLIPRFARPEPQLCMISNAVMHSIYSSWRHLLLDLNQPWLSRPHLQTFTEVIKEKGAALQNCWGFIDGTVRPISRPGRNQRVMYNGHKKVHSIKFQSIATPNGLIANLYGPVEGKRHDSAMLAQSQVLNQLQRFSFNPHGDILCVYGDPAYPLRKQLQCPFRGARLTNIQKAWNKSMSQVRVSVEWLFGDVVNYFKFLDFKKNLKICLSAVGKMYITCALMHNARACLYGSTTSEFFQMSPPTVQDYFQ; encoded by the coding sequence ATGACAGACGACGAGTGTAAGACGGAGTTCAGGTTTTACAAAAACGATATCTACGAACTGGGCGAAATTTTGAATCTTCCAGACAGAATTGTTTGCTACAATGGCGTGAACGTCGACAGAGCAGAGGCATTTTGCATCTTTCTGAAGAGGTTTGCCTACCCTTGTAGGTATGTAGATTTGATACCAAGATTCGCGAGACCTGAGCCTCAACTTTGCATGATCTCAAACGCTGTGATGCATTCCATTTACAGTAGTTGGAGACATTTGCTACTGGATTTGAACCAGCCATGGTTAAGTCGCCCACATTTGCAAACCTTTACTGAAGTTATCAAAGAGAAGGGAGCGGCACTCCAAAACTGTTGGGGTTTTATTGACGGAACAGTAAGACCCATCTCTCGTCCTGGCAGAAACCAACGTGTAATGTACAATGGTCATAAGAAAGTGCATTCAATTAAATTTCAATCTATCGCTACACCAAACGGCCTTATTGCTAACCTTTATGGCCCTGTTGAAGGGAAAAGGCACGACAGCGCAATGTTGGCGCAATCACAAGTGTTGAACCAGCTTCAACGTTTTTCGTTCAACCCTCACGGAGACATTTTATGTGTTTATGGTGACCCAGCGTACCCACTCCGAAAGCAACTTCAGTGTCCATTTCGCGGTGCTCGGTTAACAAACATTCAAAAGGCTTGGAACAAGTCAATGAGTCAAGTGAGGGTTTCAGTCGAATGGCTTTTTGGCGATGTCGTGAACTATTTTAAATTCTTGGActtcaagaaaaatttaaagataTGCCTAAGTGCCGTTGGCAAAATGTATATTACATGTGCTCTAATGCACAATGCCCGGGCATGTTTGTATGGCTCCACTACTTCAGAGTTTTTCCAGATGTCCCCCCCAACTGTCCAGGACTACTTTCAGTGA